Proteins encoded by one window of Apium graveolens cultivar Ventura unplaced genomic scaffold, ASM990537v1 ctg4766, whole genome shotgun sequence:
- the LOC141702199 gene encoding uncharacterized protein LOC141702199, with the protein MMDDTKRKELLHRWRGIEEEDENDDDDSPIASNKRRRFQQLKENWFSDVFNILIHLPKENHISCGYRDLMGPLLETFYNYFEDKRQDSPLKILWKRISEELGRCTQCICQHHQAQESYSMEYDSISVGPLVSVLQTLDEERVTEHLKELNAKIAQGEYDPACVNDEVVSIMFE; encoded by the exons ATGATGGATGATACAAAAAGAAAAGAGCTCTTGCATAGATGGAGAGGTATTGAAGAAGAAGACGAAAACGACGACGATGATTCGCCGATTGCTTCTAACAAACGGCGTCGTTTCCAACAACTTAAAGAGAACTG GTTTTCAGACGTATTTAACATTTTGATTCATTTGCCCAAAGAAAATCACATTTCGTGTGGCTATAGGGATTTGATGGGACCACTTCTAGAAacattttataattattttgaaGATAAACGCCAAGATTCTCCTcttaagattttatggaaaaggATTTCTGAGGAATTAGGTCGTTGCACACAGTGTATTTGCCAGCATCATCAAGCCCAAGAGAGTTACAGTATGGAATATGACTCCATTTCAGTTGGCCCACTTGTTTCTGTCTTGCAAACACTTGATGAAGAAAGGGTGACTGAACATTTGAAAGAACTTAATGCTAAAATTGCACAGGGCGAGTATGATCCAGCTTGTGTCAATGATGAAGTTGTTAGCATCATGTTTGAG